The following proteins come from a genomic window of Miscanthus floridulus cultivar M001 chromosome 2, ASM1932011v1, whole genome shotgun sequence:
- the LOC136539124 gene encoding ent-copalyl diphosphate synthase AN1, chloroplastic-like isoform X2 produces MQPLLPAASSSPFFPPRVVLKGPCRIRIHGKAGADAGGAGATGPRGNLRLGGLAGWWRPQQHQQAPSPATTTQQPDNVSSAKAPAVFQTTRVETETETAKWPGKPQDLDDYQVIPEVVHTADETELQPLIDQVRAMLRSMNDGDISISAYDTAWVALVPKLDGGGSQPQFPATVRWIVDHQLPDGSWGDSALFSAYDRMINTLACVVALTKWSLEPEKCKAGLSFLHANMWRLAEEEQESMPIGFEIAFPSLIQTARNLGIDFPYDHPALQSIYSNREIKLKRIPKDMMHRVPTSILHSLEGMPDLDWARLLNLQSRDGSFLYSPSSTAYALMQTGDKKCFEYIDRIVKKFDGGVPNVYPVDLFEHIWVVDRLERLGISRYFQREIKQCMDYVNRHWTEDGICWARNSTVKDVDDTAMAFRLLRLHGYNVSPSVFKNFEKDGQFFCFVGQSTQAVTGMYNLNRASQIAFQGDDVLHRARIFSYEFLRQREAQGMLRDKWIIAKDLAGEVQYTLDFPWYASLPRVEARTYLDQYGGKDDVWIGKTLYRMPLVNNDTYLDLAIMDFNRCQALHQLESNELQMWYIENCLDTFGVQPQDVLRAYFLAASCIYEPSRAAERLAWARTSMIANAISTHLNDILADKKRLECFVHCLYEGSDVSWLKRNPNDAILERALQRFINLLAQEALPIHEGQRFIHSLLSLAWTEWMLQKANKEENKYHKSNGIEPQYMVHDRQTYLLLVQVIEICAGRIGEAVSVINNKDSDWFIQLTCNTCDGLNHKVLLSQDAEKNEATINCIDKEIELNMQELAQSLLLRSDEKTTNKKTKQTLWNVLRSSYYASHCPQHIIDSHVSRVIFEPV; encoded by the exons atgCAGCCCCTCTTGCCGGCCGCATCATCCTCACCTTTCTTCCCTCCTCGCGTCGTCCTCAAAG GTCCATGCCGTATCCGTATCCATGGCAAAGCAGGTGCTGATGCTGGAGGTGCGGGCGCGACGGGGCCCCGCGGCAACCTCAGGCTCGGCGGGCTCGCCGGGTGGTGGAGACCGCAGCAGCATCAGCAGGCCCCGTCCCCGGCGACGACAACGCAGCAGCCCGACAACGTATCCAGTGCTAAAG CACCTGCAGTGTTCCAGACCACCCGTGTCGAAACCGAGACTGAAACTGCGAAATGGCCAGGCAAACCACAAGATCTTGATGACTACCAAGTGATCCCTGAGGTGGTACATACC GCTGATGAGACAGAGCTGCAGCCACTTATCGATCAAGTGAGGGCGATGCTAAGATCAATGAACGACGGGGACATCAGCATCTCGGCGTACGACACGGCGTGGGTGGCGCTGGTGCCGAAGCTGGACGGCGGTGGCTCCCAGCCCCAGTTCCCGGCCACCGTGCGTTGGATCGTCGACCACCAGCTGCCTGACGGCTCCTGGGGCGACTCGGCCTTGTTCTCTGCCTATGACCGCATGATCAACACCCTCGCCTGCGTCGTTGCACTTACGAAATGGTCTCTCGAGCCTGAAAAATGCAAGGCAGGGCTCTCGTTTCTCCACGCGAATATGTGGAGACTAGCAGAGGAAGAGCAGGAGTCGATGCCCATCGGCTTCGAGATCGCGTTCCCTTCTCTCATTCAGACAGCTAGGAACCTGGGCATTGACTTCCCGTATGATCACCCGGCTTTGCAGAGCATATACTCCAACAGGGAAATCAAGCTGAAGAGGATCCCAAAGGACATGATGCATAGAGTCCCTACGTCCATTCTGCATAGCCTTGAAGGAATGCCTGATCTGGACTGGGCAAGGCTTCTGAATCTCCAATCAAGAGATGGATCATTCTTGTATTCTCCTTCGTCTACTGCATATGCACTTATGCAAACTGGTGACAAGAAGTGCTTCGAATATATCGATAGGATTGTCAAGAAATTCGATGGAGGAG TCCCCAATGTCTATCCAGTCGATCTTTTTGAGCACATCTGGGTCGTTGATCGGTTAGAGCGACTCGGGATCTCCCGCTACTTCCAACGAGAGATTAAGCAATGCATGGACTATGTGAACAG GCACTGGACTGAAGATGGGATTTGCTGGGCTAGGAACTCTACTGTAAAAGATGTGGATGACACAGCTATGGCTTTCCGACTACTAAGGCTACATGGATACAATGTCTCCCCAA GTGTGTTTAAGAATTTTGAGAAAGATGGACAGTTCTTTTGTTTTGTGGGGCAATCAACTCAAGCCGTCACTGGGATGTACAACCTCAACAGAGCCTCTCAGATAGCTTTTCAAGGGGACGATGTATTGCACCGTGCTAGGATTTTCTCATATGAGTTTCTCAGACAAAGAGAAGCCCAAGGCATGCTCCGTGACAAATGGATCATTGCGAAGGATCTAGCTGGCGAG GTACAATATACACTAGACTTCCCTTGGTATGCAAGCTTGCCTCGTGTCGAGGCAAGAACCTATCTAGATCAGTATGGCGGTAAAGATGATGTTTGGATTGGAAAGACCCTCTACAG GATGCCTCTTGTCAATAACGACACATATCTTGATTTGGCAATAATGGATTTCAACCGTTGCCAAGCTCTACATCAGCTTGAGTCTAATGAGCTTCAAAT GTGGTACATAGAGAATTGCCTTGACACTTTTGGAGTGCAACCGCAAGATGTTTTAAGAGCTTATTTTTTAGCTGCGTCTTGCATTTATGAACCTAGTCGTGCTGCTGAGCGGCTTGCATGGGCTAGAACATCAATGATTGCCAATGCCATTTCTACACATCTTAATGACATTTTGGCGGACAAGAAGAGATTAGAATGTTTCGTGCACTGTCTGTATGAAGGAAGTGATGTATCATG gcttaaaagaaatCCTAATGATGCTATTCTCGAGAGGGCACTTCAAAGATTTATTAACTTATTGGCACAAGAAGCATTGCCAATTCATGAAGGACAAAGGTTCATACACAGTCTACTGAGTCTTGCA TGGACCGAATGGATGCTGCAAAAGGCAAATAAGGAAGAAAACAAATATCACAAATCCAATGGTATAGAACCACAATACATGGTTCACGACAGGCAAACATATTTGCTTTTAGTCCAGGTTATTGAGATTTGTGCTGGACGAATTGGTGAGGCTGTATCAGTGATAAACAACAAGGATAGTGATTGGTTTATTCAACTCACATGCAATACTTGTGACGGTCTTAACCACAAGGTGTTACTTTCCCAG GATGCCGAGAAGAATGAAGCAACAATAAATTGCATTGACAAGGAAATCGAGTTGAATATGCAAGAACTTGCTCAATCTCTGCTCCTGAGGTCTGATGAGAAAACCACCAATAAGAAGACCAAGCAAACCTTATGGAATGTCCTAAGAAGTTCATACTATGCTAGTCATTGCCCACAACATATCATTGATAGTCATGTTTCCAGGGTTATCTTCGAGCCCGTTTAA
- the LOC136539124 gene encoding ent-copalyl diphosphate synthase AN1, chloroplastic-like isoform X1: MQPLLPAASSSPFFPPRVVLKGPCRIRIHGKAGADAGGAGATGPRGNLRLGGLAGWWRPQQHQQAPSPATTTQQPDNVSSAKAPAVFQTTRVETETETAKWPGKPQDLDDYQVIPEVVHTQADETELQPLIDQVRAMLRSMNDGDISISAYDTAWVALVPKLDGGGSQPQFPATVRWIVDHQLPDGSWGDSALFSAYDRMINTLACVVALTKWSLEPEKCKAGLSFLHANMWRLAEEEQESMPIGFEIAFPSLIQTARNLGIDFPYDHPALQSIYSNREIKLKRIPKDMMHRVPTSILHSLEGMPDLDWARLLNLQSRDGSFLYSPSSTAYALMQTGDKKCFEYIDRIVKKFDGGVPNVYPVDLFEHIWVVDRLERLGISRYFQREIKQCMDYVNRHWTEDGICWARNSTVKDVDDTAMAFRLLRLHGYNVSPSVFKNFEKDGQFFCFVGQSTQAVTGMYNLNRASQIAFQGDDVLHRARIFSYEFLRQREAQGMLRDKWIIAKDLAGEVQYTLDFPWYASLPRVEARTYLDQYGGKDDVWIGKTLYRMPLVNNDTYLDLAIMDFNRCQALHQLESNELQMWYIENCLDTFGVQPQDVLRAYFLAASCIYEPSRAAERLAWARTSMIANAISTHLNDILADKKRLECFVHCLYEGSDVSWLKRNPNDAILERALQRFINLLAQEALPIHEGQRFIHSLLSLAWTEWMLQKANKEENKYHKSNGIEPQYMVHDRQTYLLLVQVIEICAGRIGEAVSVINNKDSDWFIQLTCNTCDGLNHKVLLSQDAEKNEATINCIDKEIELNMQELAQSLLLRSDEKTTNKKTKQTLWNVLRSSYYASHCPQHIIDSHVSRVIFEPV; the protein is encoded by the exons atgCAGCCCCTCTTGCCGGCCGCATCATCCTCACCTTTCTTCCCTCCTCGCGTCGTCCTCAAAG GTCCATGCCGTATCCGTATCCATGGCAAAGCAGGTGCTGATGCTGGAGGTGCGGGCGCGACGGGGCCCCGCGGCAACCTCAGGCTCGGCGGGCTCGCCGGGTGGTGGAGACCGCAGCAGCATCAGCAGGCCCCGTCCCCGGCGACGACAACGCAGCAGCCCGACAACGTATCCAGTGCTAAAG CACCTGCAGTGTTCCAGACCACCCGTGTCGAAACCGAGACTGAAACTGCGAAATGGCCAGGCAAACCACAAGATCTTGATGACTACCAAGTGATCCCTGAGGTGGTACATACC CAGGCTGATGAGACAGAGCTGCAGCCACTTATCGATCAAGTGAGGGCGATGCTAAGATCAATGAACGACGGGGACATCAGCATCTCGGCGTACGACACGGCGTGGGTGGCGCTGGTGCCGAAGCTGGACGGCGGTGGCTCCCAGCCCCAGTTCCCGGCCACCGTGCGTTGGATCGTCGACCACCAGCTGCCTGACGGCTCCTGGGGCGACTCGGCCTTGTTCTCTGCCTATGACCGCATGATCAACACCCTCGCCTGCGTCGTTGCACTTACGAAATGGTCTCTCGAGCCTGAAAAATGCAAGGCAGGGCTCTCGTTTCTCCACGCGAATATGTGGAGACTAGCAGAGGAAGAGCAGGAGTCGATGCCCATCGGCTTCGAGATCGCGTTCCCTTCTCTCATTCAGACAGCTAGGAACCTGGGCATTGACTTCCCGTATGATCACCCGGCTTTGCAGAGCATATACTCCAACAGGGAAATCAAGCTGAAGAGGATCCCAAAGGACATGATGCATAGAGTCCCTACGTCCATTCTGCATAGCCTTGAAGGAATGCCTGATCTGGACTGGGCAAGGCTTCTGAATCTCCAATCAAGAGATGGATCATTCTTGTATTCTCCTTCGTCTACTGCATATGCACTTATGCAAACTGGTGACAAGAAGTGCTTCGAATATATCGATAGGATTGTCAAGAAATTCGATGGAGGAG TCCCCAATGTCTATCCAGTCGATCTTTTTGAGCACATCTGGGTCGTTGATCGGTTAGAGCGACTCGGGATCTCCCGCTACTTCCAACGAGAGATTAAGCAATGCATGGACTATGTGAACAG GCACTGGACTGAAGATGGGATTTGCTGGGCTAGGAACTCTACTGTAAAAGATGTGGATGACACAGCTATGGCTTTCCGACTACTAAGGCTACATGGATACAATGTCTCCCCAA GTGTGTTTAAGAATTTTGAGAAAGATGGACAGTTCTTTTGTTTTGTGGGGCAATCAACTCAAGCCGTCACTGGGATGTACAACCTCAACAGAGCCTCTCAGATAGCTTTTCAAGGGGACGATGTATTGCACCGTGCTAGGATTTTCTCATATGAGTTTCTCAGACAAAGAGAAGCCCAAGGCATGCTCCGTGACAAATGGATCATTGCGAAGGATCTAGCTGGCGAG GTACAATATACACTAGACTTCCCTTGGTATGCAAGCTTGCCTCGTGTCGAGGCAAGAACCTATCTAGATCAGTATGGCGGTAAAGATGATGTTTGGATTGGAAAGACCCTCTACAG GATGCCTCTTGTCAATAACGACACATATCTTGATTTGGCAATAATGGATTTCAACCGTTGCCAAGCTCTACATCAGCTTGAGTCTAATGAGCTTCAAAT GTGGTACATAGAGAATTGCCTTGACACTTTTGGAGTGCAACCGCAAGATGTTTTAAGAGCTTATTTTTTAGCTGCGTCTTGCATTTATGAACCTAGTCGTGCTGCTGAGCGGCTTGCATGGGCTAGAACATCAATGATTGCCAATGCCATTTCTACACATCTTAATGACATTTTGGCGGACAAGAAGAGATTAGAATGTTTCGTGCACTGTCTGTATGAAGGAAGTGATGTATCATG gcttaaaagaaatCCTAATGATGCTATTCTCGAGAGGGCACTTCAAAGATTTATTAACTTATTGGCACAAGAAGCATTGCCAATTCATGAAGGACAAAGGTTCATACACAGTCTACTGAGTCTTGCA TGGACCGAATGGATGCTGCAAAAGGCAAATAAGGAAGAAAACAAATATCACAAATCCAATGGTATAGAACCACAATACATGGTTCACGACAGGCAAACATATTTGCTTTTAGTCCAGGTTATTGAGATTTGTGCTGGACGAATTGGTGAGGCTGTATCAGTGATAAACAACAAGGATAGTGATTGGTTTATTCAACTCACATGCAATACTTGTGACGGTCTTAACCACAAGGTGTTACTTTCCCAG GATGCCGAGAAGAATGAAGCAACAATAAATTGCATTGACAAGGAAATCGAGTTGAATATGCAAGAACTTGCTCAATCTCTGCTCCTGAGGTCTGATGAGAAAACCACCAATAAGAAGACCAAGCAAACCTTATGGAATGTCCTAAGAAGTTCATACTATGCTAGTCATTGCCCACAACATATCATTGATAGTCATGTTTCCAGGGTTATCTTCGAGCCCGTTTAA